The segment TATATTATTCCTTCTTGTTTCGTCTGTAGTTACCGCGCAATCTCAAGATTCTATTGTGATGAGCTTTAATGAGTATTTAGGCTATGTAAAGAAATTTCATCCTATTGCGAAACAGGCTGATTTAACTATACAAATAGGCCAAGCGAACCTGATGAAAGCGAGAGGTGGTTTTGATCCGAAAATTGAAGTTGATAATATTCGTAAAAAATTCAAGACCACCGAATACTACGATCAGTTAAATGCAACATTTAAAATACCAACATGGTACGGTATCGAGCTCAAAGGAAATTTTGAACAAAATACAGGTGATTTTTTAAATCCGGCATCATTTGTCCCAGATGATGGCTTGTATAGCGCTGGTATTTCGGCATCCTTAGGTGAAGGATTGTTCATTAATGAACGTATGGCAGATCTTAAGAAAGCTAAATTTTTTAAAGAACAAACAGCAGCCGATAGAGAAATATTAATCAACCAGATCTTATATGATGCATCGGTAGCTTATTTTAATTGGTTGCAAGCTTATAACGAGACTAAAACCTTTGAATCCTTTTTAGAAAATGCTAGAATGCGTTTTCAAGGTATTAAGCGCAGTGCAGAGGCCGGAGATAAGGCTGCTATTGACACATTAGAAGCTAAAATCACAGTTAAAAACAGAGCTTTAGGTTTAGAAAAGACAAAAGTCAAATTGATGAAAGCCTCATTAGAATTGTCGACATTTTTATGGTTAAATGATAACATCCCTGTAGAATTACAGCCCAATGTGATTCCTGATGCATTTCTAGAAGATACAGTAGATAACGTACTTGAAATATCAGGACTACCGCTTACAGATTTTGTTTTAGAAAACCATCCTAAACTGCGTTCTTTAGGGTTTAAATATGAGGGTTTAGAAGTAGACAAACGTTTAAAAGCTAATAAATTATTACCAACAATTGATATTCAGTATAATTTCTTAACAGAACGAGCGGATATTGCCAGATCCTTTAATACCGCCGAATACAAAGGTGGATTCAATATTGCTTTCCCGCTATTTTTGCGCAAAGAACGCGGTGATTTGCGATTGGCTAAGTTTAAACTTCAAGATTTACAATTTGAAATAGACAATGCCAGAATTACAATCCAAAATAAAGTATTAGCTATATATCGCGAATTAGAATCTTTTGAGAGACAAAATCTATTACTATCGGAAATCGTTACCGATTATGGCACATTATTAAGTGCTGAAGAACGCAAGTTTAAATTCGGCGAAAGTTCAATCTTTTTAATTAACTCACGTGAAAAAAGTTTAATCGATTCTCAATTAAAAGCTATCGATCTTCAAAATAAGTATTTAAAAGCAAAAGCGAAGTTATTTAATAGTCTGTCGAGAGATTTACAAAACTTATAGTTAGTTCTCTTTCTCTGTGTTGGTTTCCTCCTTTTCAGAGGTACTTTTAATCACGTTAACTGTGGCCTTAACGCCTGTGAGTAGATTCCATTTTTTAGAAGACACCAAATTGCCATCATCGTCATAGACCAGAAACTCAGCTGTATTTGGACCGGAATCTCCTTGGTTTAATGCTAAAAAGTCGATTTTATTAATACCCGGACTTAATACAATATCAAAACCTTTATATCCTGAGGTCAATAATAAACTGGAAATTATAATTTGATCATTCAACAAGACTCGCACTAAATCTCCATCTGGGAATTCATGATCACGACATACAATTTTAACGAAAGTACCGTTGCTACTTATATCTCCTAAAAAGACATCTGCCATGGTTTCAATTTTCAAACCTTTTTCGGTTGCGACCTTATTGTAGCGTTCTTCAAATAGTTCACCTGGATTTCTCAAACCATTGCTGTCTATCATAGAAAACTCTTTTTTTGGTTTGGTAATCGCTGTTTTACTTTCAAGAGGAATTCCTCCTATATTCTTTTTGGTCTTTGTGAGTCCAAAATTAGAATTCGGTTTAATAATTAACTTTTTTGAGGTTGTATCAGGCTTTTTAGTCTCAACTGCAGGTATTTTTATAGAGTTCTTCTTCTCTGTGTCTGGTTGTGCAGAAACAGAAGACATACATACAATACATAAGAACAAAACAAAATAATATTTCATCTCAACTTTATTTGACCTAGTGAGTTCAAAAACTATACCTAACTCAAATGTAACAAGTTTGAGTCGTAAACTTTTTAATTTTACGTTAAAACTTTCCGTTAAAACTTAGTCTTAATTTGCGCGTATACTCTTCTAAAAGCCAATCTTTGTAGTTCTTTGTACTATTCATAATACAATAACAATATTGTTTAATGCGATAGCAAATATCATCATGGAGTAGTTTCGCTAGTGCTCTGGCCTCAAACACATCCTCGCTGTTAGCAATAACTAATGCTGAATGTTGGGCAATACTATTTTCAATGGCTTGCATTGACTTTTTCCCTTCACGAATCACCTTCTTATACTCTGCTTTGATATCAAAATCGTCATTAGGGTTCTTTTTAAAACGTTTACGTAAAGACTCTGGCATTTGATAAACAAATTCCCGTTCGATGTCTTCATCATTGCGCAAATTTTCAAGGTAATAGTCTGGATTTTTAAAAATGTGCTGCCAATCTACCGGTTGACTCCATGGTCCGAAACGCACCGCGTTATTACCTAAATCTATAACCTTAAACGTGGATTTATTGTTGTATATTCTAGATCCTCTTCCTATCATTTGGAAATATAAGGTGAGAGAACGAGTAGCTCTATTTAATATAATAGCCTCAACGGAAGGTTCATCAAACCCAGTCGTTAAGATACTCACTGAGGTCAAAATACCATCAGGTGTATTTTTGAACCATTTTAAAATGTCTTTTCGTTCTTGTCTGCTAGAGGTATTATCTAAATGTCTCACATCATATCCAGCACGTTTAAACGTATAGTATACTTCTTTTGAAGTATTAATTCCATTGTTAAAAATTAGGGTCTTCTTTCCTTTTGATAATTCTTCGTAAGCAAACAATAATTTTCCTTGCATCGAAGCATTAGTGTATAATGCTTCAGAAGATTTTACGGTATAATCACCATTGATTCCAATTTTTAAGGATGTTAAAGACACATCGTAATTATAAATTTCAGCGGAAGCAAGGAATCCATTCTTAATAAGCTTCGAGATATTATCACCAACGATTAATTCCTTATAATTATCCTTCATTGGTAATTTGATATTACTACTTAATGGTGTAGCTGTAACACCAATGATAAAGCAGTTATCAAAGAATTTAAATAATTTTCTAAACGAGTTATAATGTGCTTCGTCAATAATAACTAGACCTATATCTTCAAGGTTTAGCTTTCCATCGTTTAATCTATTGTTAAGGGTTTCTACCATAGCTACAAAACACTCATATTGGTCTTGATCTGGCAATTCTTTAACCTTACTATTAATGATTTTATTATTAACACCAAAGCCATTTAAGACTTTAGAGGTTTGCTTGCACAACTCGATACGGTGAGTTAAAATAACCACCTTTTTCTTATGCTTCTTGATATACTGTCTAACGATTTCAGAAAAGATCACAGTTTTACCGCCACCTGTTGGTAATTGATACAACAGGTTATAGTTGTCTGGAGCAGACTCAAACACCTCAAATATGCGATTTAGATCGGCAATTTGATAGTCATATAGGCGTTTTTTAGTGGCTTTTGTATTTGTAACTTCGAGAGTATCGGACATATATTAATTAGCTTCTGAAAAAAAAATTCGTACAAAATTAAGGTTTTATAAGGTTAACTAAGCATTTTGTTAAAAACAATTGAAAAGTAATTCCTACTCTATTACGTTAAAATATGTTAAATTACTACTTTGTAATGCATAGTACTGTAACAATTTTATTATTCTGTCGTCTATCTAGTATAACATCAATCATTAATAATTTAAATCAAAACATTATGAGAACTTTAAACAGCAATCAATTAACAAGTACATCAACCGAAACAAAAACATATACTTGGAATACTAAAAGACGTTATAGATAATATCTATTTAAATTTATCAATCAATCAATAAAAACTAAACATCATGAGAACTTTAAACAACAACCAATTATCAAGTAGATCAACAGAAACTAAGATTTATACTTGGAATCAAAAAAGACGTTATAGATAAGTATCTATAACAAAACATCAATCAAAACATCAATCTACCATGAAAGCTTTAACAAAAATTATCGATACATCACATACAACAAACGATGACTTAGAAACGTTAAAACATTAGACATCATCAGTCAAAATTGCTATTGAGTTTACATTCAATGCACAATCCATAAAAACCAGCAGGCCTATAGCTTGTTGGTTTTTTTGATACCAATAATCACATAAGCCCTCTCATACTTCAAACTGGTATTGTTTTTGATCCCTCATGAAACTAGATATAATTATAAAACACTATCATCATGAAAACATCAAGACGACAAGCCCCTCAAGTCAACGCAGGTTCTATGGCCGATATTGCGTTTTTACTCCTTATCTTTTTTTTGGTAACTGCTATGATACCGGACGACAACGGCATTCGTAGAAAGCTACCTCCACCATGCCCACCTAATACCATTTGTAATGAAAATTATGTGAAAGAACGAAACATTCTAGAAGTAAGAGTAAATTCAAAAGATGCATTATTAGTAGAAAATTCAATTATAAGTATTGAAGAACTCAAACAAATAGCCAAAGACTTTTTAGATAATAATGGTGATGGTTCCTGTAGTTACTGCGATGGATTGATGCTGGTGACATCTTCAGACAATCCTAAAGCAGCTGTTATTTCGCTAACAAATGATAAAATGACCTCTTATAATTTTTACATTAAAGTTCAAGATGAACTCACTAAAGCTTATTTTGAACTGCGGAGTGTGTATGCAAAGTCGCTATTCAATAAATCTGCCGACGAGCTTTCAAAAAACGAGCTTAATGAGGTAAGAGCAGCTTATCCATTTATGCTTTCAGAAGCTGGAATAAAGCATTAATCTGATAGAGAATCTAGGTCTACTTCCACCCTATAACTAATGTTAACTTTGCGTCTGCCCCATGTTCTTGCAGCTTTAACATCAGTTCCCATA is part of the Formosa sp. Hel1_31_208 genome and harbors:
- a CDS encoding TolC family protein, which encodes MNKYLSILFLLVSSVVTAQSQDSIVMSFNEYLGYVKKFHPIAKQADLTIQIGQANLMKARGGFDPKIEVDNIRKKFKTTEYYDQLNATFKIPTWYGIELKGNFEQNTGDFLNPASFVPDDGLYSAGISASLGEGLFINERMADLKKAKFFKEQTAADREILINQILYDASVAYFNWLQAYNETKTFESFLENARMRFQGIKRSAEAGDKAAIDTLEAKITVKNRALGLEKTKVKLMKASLELSTFLWLNDNIPVELQPNVIPDAFLEDTVDNVLEISGLPLTDFVLENHPKLRSLGFKYEGLEVDKRLKANKLLPTIDIQYNFLTERADIARSFNTAEYKGGFNIAFPLFLRKERGDLRLAKFKLQDLQFEIDNARITIQNKVLAIYRELESFERQNLLLSEIVTDYGTLLSAEERKFKFGESSIFLINSREKSLIDSQLKAIDLQNKYLKAKAKLFNSLSRDLQNL
- a CDS encoding biopolymer transporter ExbD — encoded protein: MKTSRRQAPQVNAGSMADIAFLLLIFFLVTAMIPDDNGIRRKLPPPCPPNTICNENYVKERNILEVRVNSKDALLVENSIISIEELKQIAKDFLDNNGDGSCSYCDGLMLVTSSDNPKAAVISLTNDKMTSYNFYIKVQDELTKAYFELRSVYAKSLFNKSADELSKNELNEVRAAYPFMLSEAGIKH
- a CDS encoding DEAD/DEAH box helicase; the protein is MSDTLEVTNTKATKKRLYDYQIADLNRIFEVFESAPDNYNLLYQLPTGGGKTVIFSEIVRQYIKKHKKKVVILTHRIELCKQTSKVLNGFGVNNKIINSKVKELPDQDQYECFVAMVETLNNRLNDGKLNLEDIGLVIIDEAHYNSFRKLFKFFDNCFIIGVTATPLSSNIKLPMKDNYKELIVGDNISKLIKNGFLASAEIYNYDVSLTSLKIGINGDYTVKSSEALYTNASMQGKLLFAYEELSKGKKTLIFNNGINTSKEVYYTFKRAGYDVRHLDNTSSRQERKDILKWFKNTPDGILTSVSILTTGFDEPSVEAIILNRATRSLTLYFQMIGRGSRIYNNKSTFKVIDLGNNAVRFGPWSQPVDWQHIFKNPDYYLENLRNDEDIEREFVYQMPESLRKRFKKNPNDDFDIKAEYKKVIREGKKSMQAIENSIAQHSALVIANSEDVFEARALAKLLHDDICYRIKQYCYCIMNSTKNYKDWLLEEYTRKLRLSFNGKF